AACCCTGCATCTACTTGATTCATTTGAATTAAAGCTTCTGCTTTAAATAAAAGTACATCTGCATATCTGATAAAATCTACATTTTTTGATGTTCCAACAAATGGGCCTTCTTTTACATAACAACCACAATCCGGAGCTTGTTGTTCTTTCATATTCCCAAAATAACCATAGACTCCAGGATCTCTCGCCCAACTAAAGTTGTAAATCATATCGCCAGAAGTATTTACCGTATTTCTATATTTAAAAGGACGCCCAGGAATACCAACTGTATGGTCTATTCTTGGGTCTAAAGTAATTCCTGCAGCTAAAGCAGTTTCTCCATTTGCATCTACAACGTCAAAAATATTACTATTATTAAAAGTATCTAACATAGGAAGTCCTAAAGCATTAGTTTTAAATGCATTTACCATGTTTTGACTAGCCAAATGAAAACCACAACAACCATATAAACCAGTTCCATGAGGCGAATTTAATCCAGTTACAAAACTTACTCTACTAACAGTTGTACCGTCATTAATAGAAAATTGTGCAGCCCAAATAGATTCTGAACCATTATCAAAACCATCTAAAAAGTTGTTACCATAATCCACTTCTAATGAACTAGTTACATCACTTACATAATCGACAACTTCTTGTAATTTAGACATGTTTATATTTGTAACTGCATGATTATCATTTTGCTCATAAGCTTGGTATAAACGTAGTTTTGCTAAATATGCTGCTGCTGCGTTTTTGTCTGCTCTACCAACTTGATCTTGAGATTGAGGTAAGTTATCATAAGCAAATTTAAAATCATCTGCAATTGTGTTCCATAAAGCATCATTATCTACATCATTAGAAACTTTAATAATTTCATCTTGCGTTAAATCTTCTGTGATATATGGAATTTTTTTAAACAATAGTTTAAGCATAAAATGAGAGTGCGCTCTTAAAAAACGAAGTTCTCCTTGTCTTATAGCTTTGTTTGAATATTCTGCATCTGGTATATCATTAATTACTTTTAAAGCAAAATTAGCTCTCGAGATTGCTTTATAATAATTAGTCCAAGTTCTTGGTCCCATCCAATCTAAAGGATCGTCTGCAATTGTTAAGTTGTATTGTTCATATCTATCTACAATATCAACATCACCTCTACCACCACCACCTTTGTAGGCATCATCAGATCTAACACTTCCATAAACCCACATGTTAGTAAGTGGACCTACCATGTCATCATTTGCTATTCCTGCATATGCTGCAACAACTAATGCTTCTGCATTTTCTGCTGTTGCTACGTTTTCATTAGATAATACACCTTCTGGCTCATATTCTAAGAAATCATCAGAACATCCTGCTATTAAAAATGTAGCAAAGATTCCAGCTAATAATAATTTTATATTCTTCATTTTAATATTTTTTAAAAGTTAATGTTAAGACCAAGTGATAATGTTGTTGGAACAGGAATGTTATCTACATTTGTTCTTTCAGGATCTGATCCTATATAGTCTTTAGGTGTAAACCAAAATAAATTTTCTCCTTGAACGTAAAATCTTAAACTTGACATACCTGCGAATTTATTTACAATTTCTTCTGGTAAAGAATATCCAAATGACATGTTTCTTACTTTGAAATAAGAATTCTTTCTGTAAAGATAATCAGAGGTTCTTGTATCGTTATTTACAAGTGATGCCGCTGGAATATTTGAACCCGTATTGGTTGGAGTCCATGCGTTTAAAACACCTAAACCAGCATTTTCTCTTCCTTGTACAAAATTATTCCAGTATATATATGGGTCTAAACCTATTCTACCTGCCACACCAGAACCGAATACAGAAAAGTCGAAGTTTTTATATTCTAAGTTTACTCTAATTCCATATTCTAAATCTGGTAAAGTTGTACCAATAAAATCTCTATCTTCTACACCTATACTACCATTACCATCTAAATCTTGAAATTTTAGTCCTCCAGGTCTAGCTCCAACTTGAGTAGGGCTTGCATCTATATCTGCTTGACTTTGAAATAAACCATCTGTTTTATATCCGAAAATTGAAAATTGAGAATGCCCAATAATTGAATTATCTAAAGTACCAGGGTAAGAAGATATAACCTCATCTGGTAATGCCGTAATTTTATCTTTAAATGCTCCGAAATTAGTAGAAACTGTTAATTTTAATCCGTTTTCAAAAGTATTAGCGTATGCTAAAGCTAATTCCCAACCGTTAGTTTCTGTTGTTGCTCCATTTAATACTCTTTGTTGTCCTTCTCCTACAACAGAAGCAATTGGTGGTGTTGTTAAAATATCACTAGTTTCTCTAGTAAAATAATCGAAAGTACCAATTACTTTATTGTTTAATAAAGAAAAGTCTACACCAAAATTAAATTCTTTTGTAGTTTCCCATTTTAAAGCTGGGTTTGATGCTTGAATTGATACAAAACCAGATGGTAAATTACCTGTGTTATTCCCGTTTAAATCATAAGCGGTACCAACATTGTAAAACGTATTAAAGAAAAAAGTGTCTCCAGTAGCTTGTAATTGATTTTGCCCGTAATTAGATTGAAATAAACCAAAACGTGCTAAATCTCCGATAGATTGGTTACCAACTTCACCATAACCCGCTCTAAATTTTAAAGAATTTACAATTTCATTTTCTTTCCAAAAATCTTCATTACTAATTCTCCATCCTACAGTTGCTGCAGGGAAAATACCATATCTATTATCTGCTCCAAATCTTGATGAACCGTCTCTACGTACAGTTATAGAAGCTAAATACTTATCTTCGAAGCCATAATTTACCTTAGCAAATTGAGACAACAATCTACTACCAGTAGAAGATCCTAAGTTTGTTTTTGCACCTGTAGCTGCATCTAACTGAAAGAAAGATTCTGTTTCTACTGCAAATCCGTCTGCTTGAGCAATAGAACTATCTTGATCGTCTTTAATCGATTCTGCTCCTAAAAGCACTCCAATTTTATGCTTTTCGGCTAATTCTACATTATAATTTAAGGTGTTTGTAAATACTAAACTTGTAAACTTTTGATTACCTTGTATTAATCTATTTGTAGCTCTTGTTATAAAACCATTGTTAACTTTTCTTTCAATATCTCTTCTGTCCACTACATTATAGTCTATACCTAAGCTAGTTCTATATGTTAGATTTTTTGCGATATCAAACTCTCCATAAATATTTCCAAAAAAAGTGGTTCTATTAGTATTGTCCCAACTATTAAGTTGTTGCATTAAAACAGGATTATTTCTGTCTGAATAACCAGAACCCAAAGGACCAGCAAATTCTCCGTTTGCATCATATACAGGAATTGTTGGTGCTAATGATATAGCTAAACTGGTTGTATATGCACTACCAACATCTCTAGAAGCTAAAGTTTCATCTGAAGTAGACATTTGTGAATTTACACCAACTCTTAATCTATTATCAAATAAATTAAAATTAGAGTTTAATTTTGCTGTAATTCTTTCGTAACCGGTATTTTTTAATATACCTGTATTACTTAAATGACCTATATTTATTAAGTGAAATGAATTATCTGTACCTCCAGAAAATGAAATTTCATTATTGTATAAATATCCAGTTTGGTAAGTTTCATCTTGCCAATCAGTATCTCCAACTGGTACACTTGTATCTCCTCCAACAAAAGGTTTAACAGTAACACTGTTTAAAACAGGATTATTAATATCACCATTCCAATCAAAATTATATATTTCACCATAACCACCATTAGGGTCTGCACCATCATTAACAGATGCTTGCCATAATGCTTCACCTCTTTGCAATGCATTTAGCATTTTATAACGTTGTTTTTTTTCTGATAAAACTGAAACGTTTGAATTTATACTAATTTTAAATTTTTCTGCACCTCCGGCTTTTGAGCTGTTTTTTGTAGATACAACCACCACACCATTTCCTGCACGAGCTCCATAAAGTGAAGATGCAGAAGCATCTTTAAGAATTTGAACAGATTCTATTGTACTTGGGTTTAAACTTGCAAAAACTTCTTGCCTTAGTGTTGGCACACCATCAATAACAAACAATGGGTTGTTGTTACCAAGGGTAGTTGCTCCTCTAATTAGTATATTGTTACTTGTACCTGTTGGGTCTCCGTTTTTCTCAATAAATAAACCAGCTACCTGGCCTTGTAAACTTTGTACGGCACTACCTGTACTTAAACCTACTCCTTTAATAGGAGCCATTTCTACAACAGATATTGCGCCAGTTACATCTACTTTTTTCTCTTTAGAGTAACCTGTTATTATTATTTCATCTAGTTGACTTGCTTCTGCTGTTAATACAACATTTATAACACTTCTACCATTTATTTTTATGGTTTCGGTTTTGTAACCCAAATAACTAAAAACCAATGTGTCTTCACCTTTTGCATTGGCTACAGTATAATTTCCATCAAAATCGGTTGTTGTTCCCGTTTGTGTACCAGACACTCTGATAGATACTCCTGGTAATGGTATATCTCCATCTTTATCAGTAACAACGCCTTTTACTTGAGCTTTGGCGGATATGCTGAAAAGAGCAAATGTTGTTAGTAAAAAAAGTAATTTACATTTCATAATTTAAATTTGATTTAGTTAATATTTAATTTATTTACTTCTATATTATCAAGAATTAATTCTTGATTATTAGTTTCTATAGAAAAGGTTGAATAGGGTTGGTTTGGAAAAAATATTTCTGTCATAACAGTTTCTCCTTCATCAAAAAATAATTCTATAGAGGTTTTATCTATTAATATTGTTCCTGATAAATTTTTATTAGATGATGTTCTAGCAGCATAAGAAATTTTACCTGCAAATTTTTCTGAAAAATTTATTTGTCCAGATTTTTTACGATCAATAAAAAAAGAATTCTTAGCATGATCATAGCCAAATAAAAGTGAGTCATTTACTTTGTTAGACAGTATAAAAGTGAAGCTTTTATCATCTAAATTGTTTATATTAAACTTTATTTCAGAACTAGCTAAATCAATAGATTCTGAACCAATAATTTTTGTGTTTCCGTTTACAGAAATATTTTCTTTTTTAAATTTGGTGCCTCTATATTTATTTAAATCTTGTACTGGGTTAGAAATTAATCGATAACCATTATCATCTTTTTTAAGTTCTACTTTTCTAGGAATTGTCATTGCACTTCTCCATGTTTCTGTTGGTACTTTTACTGCATAATCCCAATTAGACATCCAGCCAATCATTAATTTAGCACCATCTTTTGTTCTTGCGTTAGACCAAGAAACACCCGCATAATTATCTTTACCAAAATCTAACCAGTAATTATGATTTTCTTTTAAGCTTTTTTCAAATTCTTTATCAATTTTAAAATTTGTACCATCAAAATCTCCAATAAAATATTGTGTTGCACTTCCACCATTTGGACCACCAGTTCCAACACTTACAAATAATACCCATTTAAATTCTTCTGTACCTTTAATTGGTAGTTTAAATAAATCTGGACATTCCCAAACTCCATCTTTAGAATTTTTATTTTTTTTAAATTCTGAAAGTAAGTTCCAGTTTTTAAAATTTTTAGAATCGTAAAACATAATTTTATCTCCAGCTGCTAGAGACATAATCCATTTATGTCTATCTTCATCCCAAGTAATTTTTGGGTCTCTAAAATCTTTTATATTTGGATTTTTTATTACTGGATTACCCTCATATTTAGTATAGGTTTTTCCTTCATCATTACTAAAAGCAATACTTTGTGTTTGCGTTACTTTTCCATCTCCATTATCTAAATGATTTGTATACATAGCTACAATAGGTATTGCATTACTAACTTCTCCAAAACCAGAACTGTTACTAATATCGACCACTGCACTTCCTGAAAAAATAGTACCTAATTTATCTGGATAAATGGCTATTGGCTGCTCTATCCAAGAAATCATATCTGTACTAATAGCGTGTCCCCAATGCATTGGTCCCCAAACATTGCTATTTGGGTGGTATTGAAAGTATAAATGATAGTAACCATTATAATAGAACATTCCATTAGGGTCATTCATCCATGCTTTTTTGGGAGTAAAATGAAAGTTAGGACGATATTTTTCTAACACTAAAGTACTGTCTTGCTCTTTTGACAATTTAGATTTCTTGTCAGTTTTGGCTATATCTTTACAGCCAAAACTTAACAAGATCACAATTAATACTAATTCAAATTTTTTCATATTTATTTAATACTTTTTTTTATTAATTTTTCACTTAATTCTTCAAGAGAAATACCTTTAGTTTCTGGCATCATAAAAACTACAAATAACAATTGTAACATCATCATTACTGCAAAAAATAGGAAGACAAAACCAGCTCCTATAGTAGCGAATAACGAGGGGATTAAAGCTGGTATTAATGCCGCTAAAAACCAATGTGTTGAACTCCCAAAAGATTGCCCTGATGCTCTTAAGTGATTTGGGAAAATTTCTGAGATAAATACCCAAATTACAGCACCTTGCCCAATAGCATGAGCTCCAATAAACATAAATAAGAAAATTGGTACAGCCATCCCTGACCATCCAAAAAAGAAGGCACAAGCAACAAGACTTAAAGAAATTATATAACCTATAGAACCAAAATACATTAAAGTTTTTCTACCTAATTTGTCTATTAAAAAGACCCCTAAAAGTGTAAATACTAAATTAGTTACTCCAATACCAATACTACTCAAAAGAGCAGTATTTTCTCCTAAACCTGCTTCTTCAAAAATTCTAGGAGCATAGTATAACAGCGCATTAATACCAGATAATTGGTTAAACATTGCTATTAGAAAAGCTAGAGTTAACGGAATTCTATATTTTTTTAAGAAAATGTTTTCATGTTTTAAAGCTTCCTCATCATTATTAGATAAATCTAAAATTAAAGCATCAATATCTTGATCTGGATTAATAATTTTTAAAACTTTTTTAGCCTCTTCTTTTCTAAATTTAGAAAGCAACCATCTCGGACTTTTAGGAACCGTTAAAACTAGTAACGTATATATTACAGCAGGAAGAGCTTCAATACCTATCATCCAACGCCATGCATTTTCCCCAATACCATTTAGTAGATAATTGGATAAAAATGCTATCAATATTCCAAAAACAATATTAAACTGATAAAGAGCAACTAATCTTCCTCTATCTTTTGCTGGTGCTATTTCAGAAATATATGCAGGTGCTGCAATTGTAGATGCACCTACACCAACTCCTCCAATAAATCTAAATAAAGCAAAAGTATAAGGATCGTTAGCCAGTGCAGAACCAATTGCTGAAACAGTATAAAGTATACCTATTATAATTAATGTATTCTTTCTTCCTAATTTGTTTGTTGGTATTCCTCCAAATAGAGCACCTATTACAGTACCCCAAAGTGCCATTGCCATAACTACACTTCCGTGAAAAGCATCTGAAGACCCCCATAAAAGTTGTAATTTTTTATCTGCCCCAGATATTACTACTGTATCAAATCCAAATAAGAAACCTGCAAGTGCAGCTGTAATAGACCAGATTAAAATTTTGTTATTCATTGTGTTCAATTTATCTACTATAAAACTATTGAAACAACTACTTGTTTATTGTAAGGATTGTTACATCTCTAAATAAAAAAGAAAACAAAACACAATTAACTCACTTATAGCTATTTAGACCTAAACTAAAAACAACTAGAATGAATATAAAATTTAATAAATGTTAATTTTGTTACATTATAAGTTAAATTACTTGCATAAAAAGGTTAATGAGTTCACTCTTTTATTAGAATAATCTAATTTCCTCTATAAGATTTTGGAGATAATTTAAATTTATTTTTAAAAGTTGATGAAAAATAACTAGGTGAAGAGAAACCAACAGAGTAAGCAATTTCTGAAATAGAAAGTGTAGATTCTTTTAATAATGATTTTGCTTTTTCTAATCGAATATTTTGAATATAATCACTTATACTAATATTTAAAATTGCTTTAATTTTTCTATATAATTGAATTCTTGATATTTTTAATTTTACTGCTAATTGTTCCACTGAAAAACTAGAATCATCTAAATTTTCATAAATATGTTTATTCATTTCATCAATAAAATCTTGCTCAAATAAATTATTTTTTTCTGTAGGTTCTGTTTTATATATATTCTTAATATAATGTTTACGAAGTTTTTCTCTATTATATAATAAATTTTTAACAGATCTATACAAAATCGCAAAACTAAAAGGCTTAGTTAAAAATAAGTCCGCACCAGATTCTAAACCTTTTATATAAGACTCTTTGCTATCATATGCCGTTAAAATAATACAAGGAATGTGAGATGTTCTTATATCTTTTTTTAAAATATCACATATTTCAAATCCATTTTTCTCTGGTAAATTAACATCACAAATAATTATATCTGGTATTAAATCAAACGCTTTATCTAATGCTCCATTACCATCACTTGTATTTACATTATATTCTAAACTTAATTTATTTTTTAAATATTTAATTAAATCTTGATTGTCTTCTATTATCAAAATTGTGTCTCTGTTTTCTTTACTTAATCCGCTTTTTAAAGTAAAAGCATCATCCTCATAATCTGTATTAAAGTTTAAGATAGGACTATCTATAATTTCGGGCTCAAAAACAATTTCATCTGAACTCAAATGAACATTATCTTTATATAATTTAATCACAAACTCGGTAATTTTATCAGAACCTACATTTATGGTTCCTTTATGTAATTCTATAAACTCTTTTGATAGATGTAGCCCTATACCTGAACTAGATTTATTATTATTTGACCCTTGATAAAAAGCCTTAAACACATTGTTTATTTCATTTTCAGGAATTCCAATACCAGAATCTTTAAAATAAATTTTAACAAAATTACTTTCAATATTATCCGTTATAGTGATGCTAATTGTACCATTGTTTGGTGTAAATTTAAACGAATTTGAAAGTAAATTAAAATACACTTTATCCATTAAATTTCTATCTAAATAGACATCTAAATATTCATTGTTAGTTGTTAAGTGAAAATTTATATTTCTCTTTTGTGCTTCTCTTTCAAAATCTTTATAAATAGAATTTGAAAATTGATATAGATTGGTTTTTGAGGCTTTTAGAATAAATTTTTTATCTTCTATCTTTCTAAAATCTATTAATTGATTTATTAACCTTAATAATCGTTTAGAGTTATTAAAAATTAAACCAACCTCTCTTAATAATTTACTATCTCTTATTGTTTTATTATTTGAAAGTGAGTCTACAGAAGATAATATTAATGTTATTGGCGTTTTAAACTCATGGGATAAACCTGTGAAAAAATTAGTCTTTGCTTCGTTAATTTTTTTAATTTGATTTCTTTGAACTGTAATTTTATCGTTTTGGATTTCTAATTCTCTTTTTTTCTTTTTTAAACTATATCCAGAATATATACTAAAAGTAGCTAATAAAATACTAAGAATTAATAATGCTAAAAGTAATTTTAAAGTATTACTTTGTGTTGTATAAGTTTCTTCTTGCTGCTTAATTTTATCTTGTTGATTTTCTATATCTTTTTGATGCTTATTAATTCTATCATACTGATTTTTCATTATATCAGCATTTCTATAATCAATTACAGTAGTTGATAGAATATTGTTTTTAGAAATTTCTTTATTTTTTAAAATTTTTATTGCAATTTTAATAGCCTGATCACCACCAGTTGGATATAAAATACTTGCAGTAAGCACCCCTTTTTTCACTAATTGAATTCCATTATTATCTCCATTTAAGCCATCAACACCAATAAATTTTATTTGTTTTTCTAGCCCTTTTCCTTTAGCAATTTTCCATGTATCATAGGCTATTGCATCATTAAACGCATATATATAATCTATTGGCTTTACATTTAACGAATCTAGAATTTGAGCTACTCTTTCATGTATATCTTCATCTTTAATTTTATAGACAATAGAAATATTATCTTTAGTATCTACAATTTGATCAAAACCCAATTCTCTTTCAATAACAGGAGAAGAGTTATCACTTCCTTTTATCTCTAAAATATTTATTTTGTTTTCATGTAAAGAAGCAATGTAATTTGCAGCATTTCTACCAACATCAAGGTTATTAGCACCTACATAAGCTGTAAATTTTTGTGAATTAATCTTTCTATCTACAATAATAACAGGTATTCCTTTGTCATGAGCTTCTTCTACTAAAGACACTAATGGCTCAGGTCTTAATGGAGAAATTATAATCACATCAAATCTATTTTTAATCATAGATCTAATGTGAGATTTCTGAAGTTCTATATCTTCATTTGCCTGAAAAATTTTAAAATCAATTTCTGAATATAAGGAAGCCTCGATATTCATTTCATGATCCATAGCTTTTCGCCAATCATCTTTACTGATACATTGAGAAAAACCAATTTTGTACTTTACTTCATCTTTATCATTATTACATGATATTAAGAAAAGGAAACTTAAAAAAGTTAATATTTTAATCATGATAGTTTTACTCGATTTCAACATATTATATTTTGTAATAATCTTTAAAGAAAAAAATACTTCTTTAATAAAGGTAAATATCAGGAAAGTATTTTGATTTAAGAGTTTGCGATTCTTTTTTTTAGTTATTGAATATCCTCACCATTTTTTTTATCTAAAATTTTAGCTTAATGATGGGGTATTATAAGTAACTTATGTCCTAGCATTGTATTAACAAACTCAACCAGAACACTATTAGTGAATTTTACTGCGGTAGCAATGGTATGAAGAGCTAGATAGAAAGTTGAATTTTTATTAATAACACATAAATTAGCTATTTCCTTTA
The window above is part of the Polaribacter sp. SA4-12 genome. Proteins encoded here:
- a CDS encoding RagB/SusD family nutrient uptake outer membrane protein, with the translated sequence MKNIKLLLAGIFATFLIAGCSDDFLEYEPEGVLSNENVATAENAEALVVAAYAGIANDDMVGPLTNMWVYGSVRSDDAYKGGGGRGDVDIVDRYEQYNLTIADDPLDWMGPRTWTNYYKAISRANFALKVINDIPDAEYSNKAIRQGELRFLRAHSHFMLKLLFKKIPYITEDLTQDEIIKVSNDVDNDALWNTIADDFKFAYDNLPQSQDQVGRADKNAAAAYLAKLRLYQAYEQNDNHAVTNINMSKLQEVVDYVSDVTSSLEVDYGNNFLDGFDNGSESIWAAQFSINDGTTVSRVSFVTGLNSPHGTGLYGCCGFHLASQNMVNAFKTNALGLPMLDTFNNSNIFDVVDANGETALAAGITLDPRIDHTVGIPGRPFKYRNTVNTSGDMIYNFSWARDPGVYGYFGNMKEQQAPDCGCYVKEGPFVGTSKNVDFIRYADVLLFKAEALIQMNQVDAGLAIINQVRRRAAASTQRQIDAGATDVYNVGEYPMGLSKSEAFKALMFERRLEFGMEGPRFFDLVRWGMAEQVLNAYLAVEKTRKDFLTNANFTAGRDEYYPIPQREIDFTGGLYNQNPGY
- a CDS encoding glycoside hydrolase family 32 protein, with product MKKFELVLIVILLSFGCKDIAKTDKKSKLSKEQDSTLVLEKYRPNFHFTPKKAWMNDPNGMFYYNGYYHLYFQYHPNSNVWGPMHWGHAISTDMISWIEQPIAIYPDKLGTIFSGSAVVDISNSSGFGEVSNAIPIVAMYTNHLDNGDGKVTQTQSIAFSNDEGKTYTKYEGNPVIKNPNIKDFRDPKITWDEDRHKWIMSLAAGDKIMFYDSKNFKNWNLLSEFKKNKNSKDGVWECPDLFKLPIKGTEEFKWVLFVSVGTGGPNGGSATQYFIGDFDGTNFKIDKEFEKSLKENHNYWLDFGKDNYAGVSWSNARTKDGAKLMIGWMSNWDYAVKVPTETWRSAMTIPRKVELKKDDNGYRLISNPVQDLNKYRGTKFKKENISVNGNTKIIGSESIDLASSEIKFNINNLDDKSFTFILSNKVNDSLLFGYDHAKNSFFIDRKKSGQINFSEKFAGKISYAARTSSNKNLSGTILIDKTSIELFFDEGETVMTEIFFPNQPYSTFSIETNNQELILDNIEVNKLNIN
- a CDS encoding sugar porter family MFS transporter codes for the protein MNNKILIWSITAALAGFLFGFDTVVISGADKKLQLLWGSSDAFHGSVVMAMALWGTVIGALFGGIPTNKLGRKNTLIIIGILYTVSAIGSALANDPYTFALFRFIGGVGVGASTIAAPAYISEIAPAKDRGRLVALYQFNIVFGILIAFLSNYLLNGIGENAWRWMIGIEALPAVIYTLLVLTVPKSPRWLLSKFRKEEAKKVLKIINPDQDIDALILDLSNNDEEALKHENIFLKKYRIPLTLAFLIAMFNQLSGINALLYYAPRIFEEAGLGENTALLSSIGIGVTNLVFTLLGVFLIDKLGRKTLMYFGSIGYIISLSLVACAFFFGWSGMAVPIFLFMFIGAHAIGQGAVIWVFISEIFPNHLRASGQSFGSSTHWFLAALIPALIPSLFATIGAGFVFLFFAVMMMLQLLFVVFMMPETKGISLEELSEKLIKKSIK
- a CDS encoding SusC/RagA family TonB-linked outer membrane protein yields the protein MKCKLLFLLTTFALFSISAKAQVKGVVTDKDGDIPLPGVSIRVSGTQTGTTTDFDGNYTVANAKGEDTLVFSYLGYKTETIKINGRSVINVVLTAEASQLDEIIITGYSKEKKVDVTGAISVVEMAPIKGVGLSTGSAVQSLQGQVAGLFIEKNGDPTGTSNNILIRGATTLGNNNPLFVIDGVPTLRQEVFASLNPSTIESVQILKDASASSLYGARAGNGVVVVSTKNSSKAGGAEKFKISINSNVSVLSEKKQRYKMLNALQRGEALWQASVNDGADPNGGYGEIYNFDWNGDINNPVLNSVTVKPFVGGDTSVPVGDTDWQDETYQTGYLYNNEISFSGGTDNSFHLINIGHLSNTGILKNTGYERITAKLNSNFNLFDNRLRVGVNSQMSTSDETLASRDVGSAYTTSLAISLAPTIPVYDANGEFAGPLGSGYSDRNNPVLMQQLNSWDNTNRTTFFGNIYGEFDIAKNLTYRTSLGIDYNVVDRRDIERKVNNGFITRATNRLIQGNQKFTSLVFTNTLNYNVELAEKHKIGVLLGAESIKDDQDSSIAQADGFAVETESFFQLDAATGAKTNLGSSTGSRLLSQFAKVNYGFEDKYLASITVRRDGSSRFGADNRYGIFPAATVGWRISNEDFWKENEIVNSLKFRAGYGEVGNQSIGDLARFGLFQSNYGQNQLQATGDTFFFNTFYNVGTAYDLNGNNTGNLPSGFVSIQASNPALKWETTKEFNFGVDFSLLNNKVIGTFDYFTRETSDILTTPPIASVVGEGQQRVLNGATTETNGWELALAYANTFENGLKLTVSTNFGAFKDKITALPDEVISSYPGTLDNSIIGHSQFSIFGYKTDGLFQSQADIDASPTQVGARPGGLKFQDLDGNGSIGVEDRDFIGTTLPDLEYGIRVNLEYKNFDFSVFGSGVAGRIGLDPYIYWNNFVQGRENAGLGVLNAWTPTNTGSNIPAASLVNNDTRTSDYLYRKNSYFKVRNMSFGYSLPEEIVNKFAGMSSLRFYVQGENLFWFTPKDYIGSDPERTNVDNIPVPTTLSLGLNINF
- a CDS encoding hybrid sensor histidine kinase/response regulator transcription factor, coding for MIKILTFLSFLFLISCNNDKDEVKYKIGFSQCISKDDWRKAMDHEMNIEASLYSEIDFKIFQANEDIELQKSHIRSMIKNRFDVIIISPLRPEPLVSLVEEAHDKGIPVIIVDRKINSQKFTAYVGANNLDVGRNAANYIASLHENKINILEIKGSDNSSPVIERELGFDQIVDTKDNISIVYKIKDEDIHERVAQILDSLNVKPIDYIYAFNDAIAYDTWKIAKGKGLEKQIKFIGVDGLNGDNNGIQLVKKGVLTASILYPTGGDQAIKIAIKILKNKEISKNNILSTTVIDYRNADIMKNQYDRINKHQKDIENQQDKIKQQEETYTTQSNTLKLLLALLILSILLATFSIYSGYSLKKKKRELEIQNDKITVQRNQIKKINEAKTNFFTGLSHEFKTPITLILSSVDSLSNNKTIRDSKLLREVGLIFNNSKRLLRLINQLIDFRKIEDKKFILKASKTNLYQFSNSIYKDFEREAQKRNINFHLTTNNEYLDVYLDRNLMDKVYFNLLSNSFKFTPNNGTISITITDNIESNFVKIYFKDSGIGIPENEINNVFKAFYQGSNNNKSSSGIGLHLSKEFIELHKGTINVGSDKITEFVIKLYKDNVHLSSDEIVFEPEIIDSPILNFNTDYEDDAFTLKSGLSKENRDTILIIEDNQDLIKYLKNKLSLEYNVNTSDGNGALDKAFDLIPDIIICDVNLPEKNGFEICDILKKDIRTSHIPCIILTAYDSKESYIKGLESGADLFLTKPFSFAILYRSVKNLLYNREKLRKHYIKNIYKTEPTEKNNLFEQDFIDEMNKHIYENLDDSSFSVEQLAVKLKISRIQLYRKIKAILNISISDYIQNIRLEKAKSLLKESTLSISEIAYSVGFSSPSYFSSTFKNKFKLSPKSYRGN